GAAAATATACGGCCATGAATGCCAATTTGGGAACAGAGCTTGATGTTACATTCGCGTATAATCTGGCTCCTAATGTTGTGCTGCAGGGAGGTTATTCTCAAATGTTTGGAACAGATAGCATGAAAGCTATAAGGGGTGGAAAAACAAATACCCCAAGTAATTGGGCATATCTCATGCTCACCTTCAGGCCCAATTTCTTAAAATAACTCAGCCGAAACTGATTAAATAGCCTATTTATCCGGGGGCTATTTTTATAATATGATTGATATCATTTTTTGTTTATTTGCACTTACCGTTATTTGCATTAAAACATAACGCTATGATTGATTTGAAACAACTTTCCAAAAGTGATCCTGTAAAAAGGAACGTGGACAAAGGACTTGAACAGGTAGAACATACACCTATGGATCCGCCTTCGGCATATGAACAGCCGGGAAAAATGAAAGTCGATTTTGAAAACATGGATAAGCCGCTTCAAACATTTGTTGAAGAACATAAAATAGCGGCGCAGCAGGTTGAAGCATTTGAAAGAGCGCTTGTGCAGTTTAAAACAAGCGACTATAAAGTGGATCAAAAGATAAATGAAATATTCGCAACTTTCTTTAGGTATTTTGATTCCGAACTCCTTCCGCATAACGACAAAGAAGAGAAGGCACTATTTCCACTCCTCAACAAAAGATTGATTGAAGCGGGAGAGCATAGTACAGGCGAAACTAAATTAACGGCCATTGATGTAATGGAAGACGACCATGTGAAATTTATTCAGTTGGGTGCTTTGTCTTTTAATTTTTTCGGACTCGCGACCAGGATTAAAGATGAAGGATCAAAAATGTTCATTCTTGACACAGCCTACGAAACGGCCCGTGAATTGATCGAACTTCTTAAACTTCATATATACCGGGAGGATTACACATTGTTTCCACTGGCTCAAAAATACCTGAGCAAGGATGAATTTGATGCCATTGAAAAAGAAATGCACAGCCACTAATGAGCAAAGATCAAATTATACTCACTGATCAGTTCGGAAGAGTTCATGATTACCTCCGGATATCACTCACCGAACGATGTAATCTGCGGTGCTTTTATTGTATGCCGGAAGAAGGAATCCCGCTTCGCCCCCGTTCAGAATTCATGAGCAAAGATGAGATAGTGAGTATCACGAATACTTTCGTTGGTTTGGGTGTAAAAAAAATACGGCTTACCGGAGGTGAACCGCTTGTAAGAAGTGACGCGAATGAAATTATCCATGAATTATCAAAGCTTCCGGTAGAACTTGCTATCACAACAAATGGCATCCTTGTGGATAAATTTATTGCTACATTCAAATCGAATCGGATGAACTCTATTAATGTTAGCCTTGATTCATTACAGGAAGAGAAATTAAATAAAATTACGCGGCGAAATTATTTTAAAAGTATCTTTTCAAATATTCAAACATTAATAAAGGAAAATTTCCATGTGAAACTCAATGCGGTAATTATGAGAGGAGTGAATGATGATGAAATTATTGATTTCATTGAATTTACAAAGGATAACAATGTGCATTTCCGGTTTATTGAATTTATGCCTTTTGATGGTAATAAGTGGAACTGGAGCAAAGGGCTTTCGTATAAGGAAATGATGGGGATTATAAATGGCGGGTATAAAACAAAAGTGTCAAAAATTGAGGATAAGAAGAACGATACGGCAAAAAATTATCAAATAAATGGCTACAAAGGAACGTTCGCTGTAATTTCATCCGTTACCAACCCATTTTGTGATAACTGTAATAGAATACGGCTTACAGCCGATGGGAAATTAAAAAATTGCTTATTTTCGGGTTTCGAAACGGATTTGCTTACTCCACTTCGTGAGGGTATTGATATACGGCCATTAATAGCAGAATCGATTTGGAAAAAAAAGGCAAAACGGGCCGGAATGAATACCATTAATCAATTCTCAGCTTCTGCTATATATAACAATAACCGGTCAATGGTTGCGATAGGGGGGTAAGGCCAGTTTTATAATTTAGTTAGTCATATACATTATAAAAAGCCAGTCCAATTAAAATGCAGCATATGTTATACGAGTATTGTTCGGAGGAATGGTATCCGATTATAAACATTAACCAGGTGCTTTATTCCATAAAAGAAGGGGATAAGATATTTTCTCAAGGCGAGAAGGTTAATGGTATCTATTTCATAAATGACGGATATGTTAAAGTAGTTTCACTATATGATAAAAATAAAGAACGGATATTAAGACTTGCCGGGAAAGGCAAATTATTGGGGCATAGGGGATTTGCAACTTCTCAATATCCTATATCAGCTATAGCTCTTACGAATACAACGGTTACATTTATTCCAAATAATATTTTCAGAATCCTGATTAAATCCAATCCGCCATTAAGTATTTATTTAATTGATTTTCTCGCAGGTGAACTTAGGGAATCTGAAGAAAGAATGAAAAGCCTGATGTATTCCGACATTAAAAAGCGTATTGCAAAAATACTGATCAAGCTTATTGAATCATTTGGATATGACAAACAGACTCCCCGAAAATTAGCCTATACCTTATCCAGAAAAGATTTTGCGAATATGGCAGGAACAACGTATGAAACGGTGATCCGGACTTTGGCGCATTTTCAAAAGAAAAAATATATTAAACTCGAGGGGAAAGCTATTCTCATTGTTAATGCCAAAGAGCTGATAGCTATCAGCGAATTATAAGTTGCGGAGAAATATATTTAACGACCGGCAACCACCACACACATTTTCACTTCTGTACTTCCCGTTGTAATTTTTCTCCAATTATTTCTCCTTTCGATCCCTCCCATTCACCTTGCTTACAAATTATGACCCCCATCATGTTATTTGAGAATAAATCAATGCTTCTTTGATAAAAGCAACTGTTATTATGAATGAGATCCATTTACTTTCGGGAGCCGGGGTAACCCGCTCATATAATGAATATAAAGCCATGGTAGTCCGCTGCTCGGAAACGGGGAGGACAACAGGAAGAGAGGCGCTGCCTGAGCGCATTGAGGCCACCAAAATTAATGTGCAACGGATGAAGCGCATTGACAAGCAAATTAAAATCAATGACGTGTTAAGGTTCGCACTCGAAAATATTAATAATAAGTGGACGTGGATTTTAATTGCGGAATCGTGGTGTGGCGACGGGGCTCAAAACATTCCGCTTATTGCAATGATGGCCAAACACTCAGTCAATATTGAATTAAAAATAATATTGAGAGATGAAAATCCGGATATTATAGATGCATATTTGACAAACGGCTCAAGAGCCATTCCCAAGCTTATTTGCATTAATGCAGAAACAGGTGAAGAAATCGGGACATGGGGACCTCGGCCTTTAGCAATTCAGAACCTGGTAAAAGCATATAAAATTCGGAACCCTGACGTATCCCATGATGAATTTGTAAAAAACTTACATCTTTGGTATGCAAAAGACGGAGGAGAATCACTTCAAAAAGATTTTGAGCAGCTTATCCCTGAATGGAACACCCATTAAAGCAGCGTATCAGATGATTGATATAGCGGCCACAAGAATTCCAAATCCACAAATAAAAGAAAGAAGAATTAAAAGTAAACCGATCTTAAAAAACAACTTGTTTTTAAAACCACTTCCCTGAATAAATACAGCAATTATTATTGCTAAAACAAGCCAGGCAACTCCAAATAAATACGTCATGTGAAATAATATTTATTTGTAAAAATAGATTTGTCCCCTGGCGAGTTATATGATTTATATCATATTTGTTTTCATACTTCCTCTTTAACTTTATGCAAGAATATTGTATATTTTAAAATCATTCAAAACCCCTATAAAATATGGAAACAATGGATATTCTTGATGTCACGGTTATAGAGCCACGGTTAAAGCACCCCACTATCTTTCAGAAATTTGATGTGCTTGAAAAAGGAGATTCATTTGTGATTCACAATGATCATGATCCCAAGCCCCTGTACTATCAGTTGCTCGCTGAGAGAGGAAATATATTTACATGGCAATATCTGGAAGAAGGACCTGAGTGGTGGAAAGTTCAAATAGGGAAATTAAAAGAAGGAGAAAAGGAAGCCACAATCGGAGATATAGTTTCTAAAGATTTCAGAAAGGCGGAGGTATTTAAAAAATTCGGATTGGATTTTTGTTGCGGAGGGAAAAAGACACTCGCAAAAGCATGCAGGGAAAAAGGGATTGATGTGGTGCAGGTAGAAAAGGAACTTAAAGCGGTTGAAGAAAAGACGGCTTCACCTTCGCAGGACTTTAATACCTGGGATCTCGGGTTTCTGGCGGATTATATTGTGAACACACACCATAAATATGTGCTGCAGGCAATGCCGGTGATTTTTGAATATACCCAGAAGGTAGCCAAAGTTCATGGAGAACGGCATCCGGAGGCAATAGAAATTGCAAACCTCTTTTTAAAAGTAGTGGATGAATTAAACCGGCACATGATGAAAGAAGAAAATGTATTGTTCCCCTATATTAAAATACTAACATCAACAAAAAAAGATCTGAAAAATCTTGAACCATCTCCGTTCGGTACCATAGAAAATCCTGTGAGGATGATGGAAATGGAGCATGAGCAAGTCGGGGATTTGGTGGAAAGTATAAATAAGTTGTCTAACGGTTATACTCCTCCAACTGATGCCTGCACTACATTTCGGCTATCGTATGCAAAGCTGAAAGAATTTGAAGATGATTTACACCAGCATATTCATTTGGAAAACAACATCCTATTCCCAAAGGCAATTGCTTTGGAAAAAAATTTGTCGGAGTAGTTTGCAGATCCTATACTGGTATTGGTGTTATTGATTTGAGTTAAGTTACAAAGGATATCCAATGTCTATTTTTTGATATCTATTCCAGTTAGAAGAGAAAAATACACCCACATGAATAGGTCAGTCATTATAGCCGCTTTTTGTTTAGCTGCTGTCTCTTTAATGTCATTCGAAAATATTTATCACTCGCTGTTGTATTCAAGTGGCGCTCCTGCAGGATATTGCGGTGACCCGCGAGGGGGAGGGCAGTATTGCACTAATTGTCATTCCGGATCAACTACATATCCCACAACAGGATGGATTACTTCAAACATTCCGGCTGCCGGCTATGTGCCGGGTAAAACATATTCAATCACCGCAACCGCTTCCAGGTTTGGACATAGTAAATTTGGCTTTGAAATTTCACCTCAGAATTTAACAGGTAGCCCTTTAGGAGCAATTATTATTACTGATACGTTGACTCAACTGACGGGGTGGTTAAATGAATACATTACACATAAATATACAGGAACAAACGGAAATGATTCCGTCAAATGGAAGTTTGACTGGACAGCACCCCCGGCAAAGTCAGGAAGTGTAATTTTCTACGGAGCATTTAATATTACAAATAATAATTTTAGTACGTCTGGTGACACTATCGCTACATCTACTCTTACCGTTCCGGAGAACATTAACACTACCACTCCCGCTATTCCATTGGATGGACCTAAAGTATCGGCATTCCCGATTCCGGCGGCAGACGTAATAAATATCAGCTATACTTTAAAAACAGATATTGTTGTGGAAATACATTTGATCGATATACAAGGCAAAACTTCGATGATTTTACCTCCCGAACTTTGTTCAGCCGGCGAACATGTTCGTTCTTTTAACATCAAGGATAAATATGCCGATGGCGTATATTTTATTAAAGGATCAATTGGTCAATATGTATTCTTAAATAAAATAATAATAATACAATGAAATCTGT
This genomic stretch from Bacteroidota bacterium harbors:
- a CDS encoding Crp/Fnr family transcriptional regulator, yielding MLYEYCSEEWYPIININQVLYSIKEGDKIFSQGEKVNGIYFINDGYVKVVSLYDKNKERILRLAGKGKLLGHRGFATSQYPISAIALTNTTVTFIPNNIFRILIKSNPPLSIYLIDFLAGELRESEERMKSLMYSDIKKRIAKILIKLIESFGYDKQTPRKLAYTLSRKDFANMAGTTYETVIRTLAHFQKKKYIKLEGKAILIVNAKELIAISEL
- a CDS encoding hemerythrin domain-containing protein, coding for MIDLKQLSKSDPVKRNVDKGLEQVEHTPMDPPSAYEQPGKMKVDFENMDKPLQTFVEEHKIAAQQVEAFERALVQFKTSDYKVDQKINEIFATFFRYFDSELLPHNDKEEKALFPLLNKRLIEAGEHSTGETKLTAIDVMEDDHVKFIQLGALSFNFFGLATRIKDEGSKMFILDTAYETARELIELLKLHIYREDYTLFPLAQKYLSKDEFDAIEKEMHSH
- the ric gene encoding iron-sulfur cluster repair di-iron protein, which translates into the protein METMDILDVTVIEPRLKHPTIFQKFDVLEKGDSFVIHNDHDPKPLYYQLLAERGNIFTWQYLEEGPEWWKVQIGKLKEGEKEATIGDIVSKDFRKAEVFKKFGLDFCCGGKKTLAKACREKGIDVVQVEKELKAVEEKTASPSQDFNTWDLGFLADYIVNTHHKYVLQAMPVIFEYTQKVAKVHGERHPEAIEIANLFLKVVDELNRHMMKEENVLFPYIKILTSTKKDLKNLEPSPFGTIENPVRMMEMEHEQVGDLVESINKLSNGYTPPTDACTTFRLSYAKLKEFEDDLHQHIHLENNILFPKAIALEKNLSE
- the moaA gene encoding GTP 3',8-cyclase MoaA, encoding MSKDQIILTDQFGRVHDYLRISLTERCNLRCFYCMPEEGIPLRPRSEFMSKDEIVSITNTFVGLGVKKIRLTGGEPLVRSDANEIIHELSKLPVELAITTNGILVDKFIATFKSNRMNSINVSLDSLQEEKLNKITRRNYFKSIFSNIQTLIKENFHVKLNAVIMRGVNDDEIIDFIEFTKDNNVHFRFIEFMPFDGNKWNWSKGLSYKEMMGIINGGYKTKVSKIEDKKNDTAKNYQINGYKGTFAVISSVTNPFCDNCNRIRLTADGKLKNCLFSGFETDLLTPLREGIDIRPLIAESIWKKKAKRAGMNTINQFSASAIYNNNRSMVAIGG
- a CDS encoding thioredoxin family protein, whose translation is MIKATVIMNEIHLLSGAGVTRSYNEYKAMVVRCSETGRTTGREALPERIEATKINVQRMKRIDKQIKINDVLRFALENINNKWTWILIAESWCGDGAQNIPLIAMMAKHSVNIELKIILRDENPDIIDAYLTNGSRAIPKLICINAETGEEIGTWGPRPLAIQNLVKAYKIRNPDVSHDEFVKNLHLWYAKDGGESLQKDFEQLIPEWNTH